The genomic segment TCGTAGTTTTCTTTTACGATTATGGAGTTATCCGACATCCCGGCTGCTTTATTGATTGAATCAAGCGCAATTTCATTTACATAAGTCGTAAGAAATGAACCATGTGGTTCTTTGCCGGCATACATTTCTCCCTTGCCCGGCCATTTAGCCCACTTCGTATATGGTTTATGTATTGTAATGTGATAGCGCACATCACCTCCTGCAGCCCAGGGCATATGTTTAAAGACTGAATCATAGGGAATTACCTTTATAGGTGCCGGATCCCCTGCATAAGCGGCAAATGCGGCAATAACAACTAATACTGCAAGTGATACGATTACAATGTTTTTTTTCATGTTTCCTCCCGGTATGGTTTAAAGTGGTTTTCAAAAAGACGGTAAAGTGCCTGAGAAAAATTAAATCTGTCACCTCCTTTCACTTGATGGGTTGTATGAATTTTATATCACAGTTTTCTTGTCAATGCAACGAGTGTATGAATTCACATTTAATTCACTGCGGTACATTAATATTAATTTGACAAGGCGTTTAAATAATGTAAACTAATCCGTATAGAATTAATGGAGGGGATAATGAGAGAGATGAAAAAGTTTTTAATGGTTGTGATCGGGATTCTGCTTATTTGCGGCGCGGCATATGCAAAGGACTACGAGGTAAAGAAAACAACTGCTGATTACAATGTTGAGGTGAGTATTGACAAAAATCCGCCTGTTGTCGGGGACAATAATATTGGGATTAAAGTAAAGGATATGAAAGGAAGTTATGTAACTGATGTGAAGGTTGTTGTAGAATACTCTATGCCCGCTATGCCCGGGATGCCGGCAATGAACTATAAGACAGATACAACTATAGACGGGAATGAGTATAAGGCAAAAATGAACCTCTCTATGGCAGGTTCATGGAATATTTTAGTAAAGATAACAAAAGGCGAAAAGACATCCAAGGTCAAGTTCAGCATAGACGCTCAATAAAGCTCAAACCGAATGAGGCAGAATTCTGCAAATACAAAGATCATCCCCCCTTTTCACAAGGGGGGATTTGATTTTTTCAGATATCCGGTTTTTGCGCTCTTCATCATAATCCTCACTGTTTCATCTCTTTTCGCTGACGAATTAATCCTCTCTGATCTGATTGACGAGGCACAGAAGAAGAACTATGATATCCTCATCTCCGGCACAAAGGAGTTGTCTGCCGGTTACAGGATACCGCAGGCAGGCAGCCTTCCTGACCCCATGCTGATGTTCGGCTATGAGAACGAAGGGGTGCGGGACTTGTACACATTTAATGAAGAGATGGCTGCTGATTCAAAATGGATGTTCTCTTATTCGCAGATGCTCCCTTATCCGGGCAAACTGGCTTTGAATGCGGATATGGCTTCAAAGGACGCCGAGGGCATAAAGGCCATGACTGATGCGCTCCGTCTGAAGACCACCGCAAGGGTGAAAGAACTTTACTATGATCTTTTCCTCGCATATAAAAACCTTGAACTTTTAAATGAGAAGTCGTCACTTTTAAAAGGTATCGAAGATGCCGCATTGTCCAGATATTCCACAGGCATGGCTCCTCAACAAGAGGTGTTGATGGCGCAGACTGAAAAGTATATGCTCCTTGAGAAAGAGGAGATGTTCAAACAAAGGATACAATCACTGGAGGCAATGCTCAATGCTGTTTTGGGCAGGGATGTTAATTCACCTCTCGGAAGGCCGCAGCAAGTCATGCCAACTTCATTTACTTATACTCTCGTTGATCTCATAAATACGGCTATGGATAACTCCCCTGAAATAAAGGCGCAGAGTAAGATGATCCAGGCTTCAGAGGCGAAGATAAAGATGTCTGAAAAGGAGTTTTATCCTGACTTCACGGTCACTGGAAATTATTCAGCCAAGAACAAATATTATGAAGACATGTGGGGGCTCACTACAACCATCAATATCCCGCTCTTCTACAAGACCAAACAGAGACAGGCTCTGCTTGAGGCTGAGGCCCGCCGTTCACAGGCAGAACTTGAACTGCAATCCATACAATTAATGATATCATCCGCGATAAGAGACAACTACTCGATGCTGAGCAGCTCAGCCAAACTTATGGAGATATATAAAGACGCCCTGATCCCGAAAACTGCTCAAGACTTTGATTCTTCTCTCTCAGGATATATATCCGGCAAGGTCGAGGCGATGACGGTTATAAGCAGATTGAAGTCCCGCATTGATTATGAGGCGTTATACTGGCAGCAGTTCATAGAGAGAGAAAAGGCTATAGCTCGGCTTGAGGCGATAACGACGGTCACATCTATATCTCCCCTCCCTTGATGGGAGGGGATTAAGGAGAGGGTGGAATAAATTAAATTCACCCCCACCCTTGCCCTCCCCTCTCAAGGGAGAGGGGAGATTTGCAGGACGTCATTTTTCATGTCCTTATAATTGAATTAAAACAGAGGGGTTTACTATGAAAACAAAATACTTAACATTTTTAATTTCAGGATTATTAATGTGTCTTCCAATTGCAGTATATGCTCAGCAGGATCATTCGGCACATGGCGGAGGACAGGCTCCTCAAGCTGAAACTGTAACTTCTGATGAGGCTCCGGCCGTTGAGATTGATTCGGACCAGCAGCAGATGATTGGTGTCAGGGTAACTGAAGCCACTGTAAAATCTATCCGCAAGACCATCCGAACTGTAGGCCGCATCGAGTATGATGAAAGAAGGCTTTCTACTGTCAACATAAAATTTGAGGGATGGATAGAGAAGTTATACATTAACTCTACCGGACGCCCTGTGAAAAAAGGCGAGCCGCTCGCAGAGATATACAGCCCTGAACTTTACGCGACACAGATGGAATATCTGAATTTAGTTAAGTGGGCTACCCCATCTAATCCCACCCTTACTAAGGGGGGGCAAGGGGAGGTCAGTGACCTGCTTTCAAGTGATGCCTTGAAGTTGGTTGACGCTGCAAGGCATAGGCTGAAGCTATGGGATATCTCTGACGAGCAGATAGATAAGATACGTGAAACAGGCAAACCTTTCAGGACTCTTACTTTATACAGTCCGTCGAACGGCGTTGTTATAGAGAAGATGGCTGTAGAGGGAATGAGGGTGATGCCGGGTGAGAAGCTTTTTGATATAGCGGATCTTTCAAGGCTTTGGGTCTTGGCAGATATCTTTGAGTATGAACTGCCGTTTGTGAAGACAGGGCAGAAGGCAAAGATAACTCTGAGCAGCTTCCCTGAAAAGGAATTTGAATCTGTCATTAATTTCATATATCCCTCAATCGCAGGCGCGACAAGGACAGCTACTGTGCGTTTTGAGATACCGAATGATAAGGGAGACCTCAAGCCGCAGATGTTCACGAATGTTGAGATAAAGATAGATGCAGGGATCAAGCTTGTTATTCCGGATGACGCGATCATCGATACAGGGAAGAGGCAGGTTGTTTATGTTGATAAAGGCGAGGGTCTATTTGAGCCGAGAGAGATAATGACTGGTGTAAAAGCAGACGGCTTTACAGAGGTATTGATGGGATTGAAGCCCGGAGAAAAGGTCGCATCCTCTGCAACATTCCTTATAGATTCTGAAGCGCAGTTGAAGGGTATATCTCCTCTAAAGATGGATCACTAATCAATGATCGCAAAAATAATCGAATACAGCGCGAGGAACAAGTTCATCATCTTCCTGATAGTGGCCTTTCTCTGCGTGTGGGGATACTGGGCACTGAAGAATACGCCGCTTGACGCCATACCGGATCTGAGCGATACACAGGTCATCGTGTATACGGAATGGCCCGGCAGGAGCCCTGACCTTGTTGAAGACCAGATAACCTATCCTATAACATCCACGCTTCTTGCAACGCCAAAGGTTCAGGTGGTGCGTGGCTTCTCATTCCTGGGCAGCTCTTTTATCTATGTAATATTTGAAGAAGGGACTGATATCTACTGGGCGAGAAGCCGCATACTTGAATATATTCAGTCAGTAAAGAATAAACTCCCTCAGGATGTAAATCCTGTATTGGGGCCTGATGCCACAAGCCTCGGGTGGGGTTTCAGTTACGCGCTTGTGGATGAGACAAAGACGCATGACCTGTCGCAGCTCCGCTCCATGCAGGATTACAATATCAAACTCTCGCTCGAAAGCGTTCAGGGCGTGTCGCAGGTTGCGAGCATCGGCGGGTTTGTAAAACAGTATCAGGTCAACATTGATCCCAACAGGCTCCTCGCATATAACGTCCCTCTGATGAATGTGATGGAAGCCATCCGCAGGAGCAATAAGGATGTTGAGGGCAGGGTGCTGGAGTTCTCAGGCATCGAATACATGGTCAGAGGACGGGGATATATCAAAGATATTTCTGATCTGCAGAACATAGCTGTAGGCACCAATGGTATCGGAACGCCGGTCTTTCTTCGCGACATTGCAACCGTTCAGCTCGGCCCGGAGATACGGAGAGGGCTTGCCGACCTTGACGGAAAGGGTGAGGTTGCAGGCGGCATTGTAGTGGTGCGTTTCGGCGAGAATGTACTGAGCGTTATAGATCGCGTAAAAGATAAGATCGCAAAGGATATACAGCCGAGCCTTCCCAAAGGCGTGAAGATAGTAACCACTTACGACAGAACTGACCTTATACACCGCTCTATTGACACACTGAAAGAGGAGATCATAAAACTTTCTATAGCAGTAAGCGCGGTCTGTATCATATTCCTTTTCCATCTGCCGAGCGCGTTAGTGGTCATCTTAACGCTGCCGCTTGCTATCATTATCTCTTTTATCTGCATGCATTACCTTGGCGTGACGTCGAATATCATGAGCCTCGGCGGTATCGCTATCGCGATCGGAGCAATGGTTGACGCCTCGATCATCATGGTTGAGAATGCGCATAAGAAATTGGAAGAGTGGGAACATGACCCCTCTAAATCTCCCCTTACCAAGGGGGGACTTCAGGGGGGTCGCGTAGATGTGATCATCGAAGCTGCAAAAGAGGTCGGGCCGTCGTTATTCTTTTCACTGCTCGTAATCACAGTGGGCTTCCTTCCTGTATTCACACTTCAGGAACAGGCAGGCAGGCTTTTTAAGCCCCTTGCGTATACCAAGACCTTTGCAATGTTGTTCGCCTCTTTCCTTGCGATCACGCTTACTCCTGTCCTTATGACTCTTTTTATAAAAGGGAAGATAAGGCCTGAGGAAAAGAATCCCATTGTGCATTTCCTTGGCAAGCTATACAGGCCGAGGGTGGCATTCTCCCTGAGGTTCAGCAAGAGCATTATTGTTGTTTCACTGATAATCGTACTTCTTACAGGCGGAATATTCATACTGCCGATGTTCGGCATTACGCCTGTGCCTTCGCTCAAGCTCGGAAACGAATTCATGCCGCCGCTATATGAAGGCTCTCTCTTCTATATGCCCGTGACTGTGCCGGGAGCTTCCATCTCTGAGGTCTCAAAGCTTCTTACAATGCAGGACAAGATGCTTAAGTCCATTCCTGAAGTGGATCAGGTTTTCGGAAAAGCGGGCCGCGCTGAGACAGCCACAGACCCGGCGCCGCTTGAGATGTTTGAGACGGTAATTAATCTAAAGCCTGAGTCTCAATGGCGGCCGGGCATGACCGTTGAAGGGCTGAAGAACGAGATGAATGATGCGCTCACTATTCCCGGAGTAGCGAACTCCTTCACTATGCCTATCAAGGCGAGGATAGATATGCTCGCAACAGGCATAAGAACACCTGTGGGGGTGAAGGTACTCGGGCCGAATATAGAGATGATAGAAAAGATCGGGCTTGATGTTGAGAATGCGGTAAAGAATATTTCAGGCACACGGAGCGCTTACGCGGAGAGATTAACAACAGGATATTTCCTGGACATTAAACCTAAACGTGAAGAGATTGCACGCTACGGATTGTCAATGGATGATGTAAATGACCTGCTTGCGAGCGCGCTTGGCGGGATGAATCTTACAACCACTGTTGAAGGCAGAGAGCGTTACCCTGTCAATGTCAGGTATATGCGTGAACTGAGAAATGATGTTGATAAGATAAAGAGGATACTTATACCGGTAATGAACAGCCGGCAGTCAGCGGATAGCGGTAAACAGTCAGCTATGAGCGGCTCGCAAATTTTACAGATCCCGCTTGGAGTGATCGCAGACATAGAGATCATAAAAGGCCCGACAGGTATTAAAAGCGAGGAGGGGCTTCTTGCATCTTATGTCTATATTGATTTCTCCGGGCGTGATGTCGGAGGTTATGTTGAGGAGGCAAAGCAGAAGGTTGCAGAGGCGGTTAAACTTCCTGAAGGATACAGGCTTGAGTGGAGCGGAGAATATGAATACATAGTCAAGATGCACGAGAGGCTCACTATGGTCATTCCTCTTACTCTGCTTATCATATTAGTGCTGCTCTACATGAATACAAAATCATGGATAAAGACGATGATAGTGATGCTCGCTGTTCCGTTCTCGCTGGTAGGTTCCTTCTGGTTCCTTTATTTTCTTAATTACAATATGAGCATAGCAGTCTGGGTCGGCATTATAGCGCTTGCGGGTTTGGACGCTGAGACCGGCGTGGTCATGCTCCTGTATCTTGACCTGTCATACGAGCAGTGGAAGAAAGAAGGCAGGATGAATAACATTGAAGACCTTAAGGACTCCATCATGCACGGCGCAGTAAAGAGGATAAGGCCAAAGCTCATGACCGTCTTCGTGATCCTTGCCGGGCTTATACCGATCATGTTCAGCCACGGCGCCGGGTCTGATATCATGAAGAGGATCGCCGCCCCGATGATCGGCGGTGTCGTGACATCAGAGATACTTGAACTGACCATCTATCCTGCCATTTATCTGCTGTGGAAGAGAAGAAAGTTTAAGGGGTAAATTAAGCTGACTGCCACTTATAATATTTGTTGTGGTTTGCCGGAAATAGTTTTCACATAGTTATTCTAAAACTGATAAAATAAACATATGAAACAGGCAGTGAAAAATATTGATGAAGCCAAAGCGGTGCTCAAAGAGCATAAGAATGAAGTAATTCAAAAATACCGGGTGAGCGAGATCGGTATCTTCGGGTCATTCGTTCGCGGTGAACAGAAAAAAAGAAGCGATATTGATATCCTTGTTGAGTTTGATGAAGAAAATATCCCCAGCCTTCTTAAACTCATCGAGATGGAGCGGTTTCTTCAAAGGCTTCTCAGGAAGAATGTTGATGTTGTTATGAAGAGCGGCATCCGCCCTGAACTCAAAGACCTCATCCTGAAAGAGGTTGTCTACGTATGACCAGAAAGTGGGCTTTCTTCATTCAGGACATCTTTGATGCCATACAGTATATCAAGTCTTTTATGGGCGATATGACCCTTGAGGAATTTCTCTCTGATGAAAAGACGCGGAGCGCTGTCGCATTCAAGGTCGAGAACATAGGAGAGGCTGCCAAGAATATTCCGAGAGAGGTCAGGTCTAAGTACAAAAAGCTTCCTTGGGCAGATATGGCGAAAATGAGGGATAAGATCACACATCTTTATTTTGGGATCAACTACAAGATCGTCTGGAAAGTGGTAAAAGAAGATCTCCCTGTAATCGAGCTTTTAATAGAGAAGATATTGAATGATCTGAAGGCTGGGGAAACTACCGAAGAGAAGTCGTGACATCAGAGATACTTGAACTGACCATCTATCCTGCCATTTATCTGCTGTGGAAGAGAAGGAAGTTTAAGGTGTAGATCTATATCATTTAAATCTGTTATCCAACTTCTTTGTAATTCTATTCTTTAAATATCAATAGACAGATTTGATCTCATCGCATGTTCTTTTAAACATCATTCAACGATCTCGTTTCCAGGCAGGGTCTTCTTGAAGTCCACTGGAATCGTTGGGCTCGTCATTTCGTCAATGCGGAACACGTTCTTGCGGACGACTCGCTGTAATCTGATGTCTACGAGTGTAGTGCTGTTGCGGTGGAGTGCTTTCATAAGCATCTCCCTTGTTGCTTTGAACTCACAAGGGAGATAGTGGACAAAACCCTTGTCG from the Nitrospirota bacterium genome contains:
- a CDS encoding cytochrome P460 family protein; this encodes MKKNIVIVSLAVLVVIAAFAAYAGDPAPIKVIPYDSVFKHMPWAAGGDVRYHITIHKPYTKWAKWPGKGEMYAGKEPHGSFLTTYVNEIALDSINKAAGMSDNSIIVKENYDSNKQLAAVTVMYKVKGYNPAGNDWFWAKYDPKFNILAEGKAEDCIKCHTSAKDNDYIFTGKVTGK
- a CDS encoding FixH family protein, coding for MKKFLMVVIGILLICGAAYAKDYEVKKTTADYNVEVSIDKNPPVVGDNNIGIKVKDMKGSYVTDVKVVVEYSMPAMPGMPAMNYKTDTTIDGNEYKAKMNLSMAGSWNILVKITKGEKTSKVKFSIDAQ
- a CDS encoding TolC family protein, coding for MRQNSANTKIIPPFHKGGFDFFRYPVFALFIIILTVSSLFADELILSDLIDEAQKKNYDILISGTKELSAGYRIPQAGSLPDPMLMFGYENEGVRDLYTFNEEMAADSKWMFSYSQMLPYPGKLALNADMASKDAEGIKAMTDALRLKTTARVKELYYDLFLAYKNLELLNEKSSLLKGIEDAALSRYSTGMAPQQEVLMAQTEKYMLLEKEEMFKQRIQSLEAMLNAVLGRDVNSPLGRPQQVMPTSFTYTLVDLINTAMDNSPEIKAQSKMIQASEAKIKMSEKEFYPDFTVTGNYSAKNKYYEDMWGLTTTINIPLFYKTKQRQALLEAEARRSQAELELQSIQLMISSAIRDNYSMLSSSAKLMEIYKDALIPKTAQDFDSSLSGYISGKVEAMTVISRLKSRIDYEALYWQQFIEREKAIARLEAITTVTSISPLP
- a CDS encoding efflux RND transporter periplasmic adaptor subunit, encoding MCLPIAVYAQQDHSAHGGGQAPQAETVTSDEAPAVEIDSDQQQMIGVRVTEATVKSIRKTIRTVGRIEYDERRLSTVNIKFEGWIEKLYINSTGRPVKKGEPLAEIYSPELYATQMEYLNLVKWATPSNPTLTKGGQGEVSDLLSSDALKLVDAARHRLKLWDISDEQIDKIRETGKPFRTLTLYSPSNGVVIEKMAVEGMRVMPGEKLFDIADLSRLWVLADIFEYELPFVKTGQKAKITLSSFPEKEFESVINFIYPSIAGATRTATVRFEIPNDKGDLKPQMFTNVEIKIDAGIKLVIPDDAIIDTGKRQVVYVDKGEGLFEPREIMTGVKADGFTEVLMGLKPGEKVASSATFLIDSEAQLKGISPLKMDH
- a CDS encoding efflux RND transporter permease subunit is translated as MIAKIIEYSARNKFIIFLIVAFLCVWGYWALKNTPLDAIPDLSDTQVIVYTEWPGRSPDLVEDQITYPITSTLLATPKVQVVRGFSFLGSSFIYVIFEEGTDIYWARSRILEYIQSVKNKLPQDVNPVLGPDATSLGWGFSYALVDETKTHDLSQLRSMQDYNIKLSLESVQGVSQVASIGGFVKQYQVNIDPNRLLAYNVPLMNVMEAIRRSNKDVEGRVLEFSGIEYMVRGRGYIKDISDLQNIAVGTNGIGTPVFLRDIATVQLGPEIRRGLADLDGKGEVAGGIVVVRFGENVLSVIDRVKDKIAKDIQPSLPKGVKIVTTYDRTDLIHRSIDTLKEEIIKLSIAVSAVCIIFLFHLPSALVVILTLPLAIIISFICMHYLGVTSNIMSLGGIAIAIGAMVDASIIMVENAHKKLEEWEHDPSKSPLTKGGLQGGRVDVIIEAAKEVGPSLFFSLLVITVGFLPVFTLQEQAGRLFKPLAYTKTFAMLFASFLAITLTPVLMTLFIKGKIRPEEKNPIVHFLGKLYRPRVAFSLRFSKSIIVVSLIIVLLTGGIFILPMFGITPVPSLKLGNEFMPPLYEGSLFYMPVTVPGASISEVSKLLTMQDKMLKSIPEVDQVFGKAGRAETATDPAPLEMFETVINLKPESQWRPGMTVEGLKNEMNDALTIPGVANSFTMPIKARIDMLATGIRTPVGVKVLGPNIEMIEKIGLDVENAVKNISGTRSAYAERLTTGYFLDIKPKREEIARYGLSMDDVNDLLASALGGMNLTTTVEGRERYPVNVRYMRELRNDVDKIKRILIPVMNSRQSADSGKQSAMSGSQILQIPLGVIADIEIIKGPTGIKSEEGLLASYVYIDFSGRDVGGYVEEAKQKVAEAVKLPEGYRLEWSGEYEYIVKMHERLTMVIPLTLLIILVLLYMNTKSWIKTMIVMLAVPFSLVGSFWFLYFLNYNMSIAVWVGIIALAGLDAETGVVMLLYLDLSYEQWKKEGRMNNIEDLKDSIMHGAVKRIRPKLMTVFVILAGLIPIMFSHGAGSDIMKRIAAPMIGGVVTSEILELTIYPAIYLLWKRRKFKG
- a CDS encoding nucleotidyltransferase family protein, producing the protein MKNIDEAKAVLKEHKNEVIQKYRVSEIGIFGSFVRGEQKKRSDIDILVEFDEENIPSLLKLIEMERFLQRLLRKNVDVVMKSGIRPELKDLILKEVVYV
- a CDS encoding DUF86 domain-containing protein → MTRKWAFFIQDIFDAIQYIKSFMGDMTLEEFLSDEKTRSAVAFKVENIGEAAKNIPREVRSKYKKLPWADMAKMRDKITHLYFGINYKIVWKVVKEDLPVIELLIEKILNDLKAGETTEEKS